Proteins encoded by one window of Desulfurobacterium indicum:
- the pth gene encoding aminoacyl-tRNA hydrolase, producing MIKLIVGLGNPGKEYAFTRHNVGWWVLDKIAHKFNEEFSKEKFKGIVAEIPGKAGKVTLLKPLTYMNRSGESVIEAVKFYKLKPEEILVISDDLDMPVGKVRMRLKGKHGGHRGLMSIEKHLGTDKFPRLKIGIGRPARKEEVVNYVLQPFTGEQLTVIEQAVEKAADWASETINGKPIEAKSASF from the coding sequence ATGATTAAACTCATAGTTGGACTTGGAAATCCTGGAAAAGAATATGCGTTTACCAGGCACAATGTGGGCTGGTGGGTGCTCGATAAAATTGCCCACAAGTTTAACGAAGAGTTTTCAAAAGAGAAATTTAAAGGCATTGTGGCTGAAATTCCGGGGAAAGCTGGAAAAGTAACGTTGCTAAAACCGCTTACATATATGAACAGAAGCGGAGAAAGCGTTATAGAAGCAGTTAAGTTTTATAAACTTAAACCGGAAGAGATACTTGTTATTTCCGATGACCTGGACATGCCTGTCGGGAAAGTCAGAATGAGACTAAAGGGAAAGCACGGCGGGCATAGAGGGTTAATGTCGATAGAAAAACATCTCGGAACTGATAAATTTCCGAGGCTTAAAATAGGTATCGGAAGGCCTGCAAGAAAAGAAGAAGTTGTAAACTATGTATTACAGCCGTTTACAGGCGAACAGCTAACAGTAATAGAACAGGCTGTTGAAAAAGCAGCCGATTGGGCATCAGAAACCATAAACGGAAAGCCTATAGAAGCTAAAAGTGCCAGCTTCTAA
- the rpsF gene encoding 30S ribosomal protein S6, with protein sequence MREYYYETVYILRPTLSDEEIEKAIEKVNNAVEKYNGKVLHIDKWGKKQLAYPINDYQMGYYVLLHIHTNDRNFVKNLENFFRINEDVIRFLSFRIKPSEVKGLKKEEAKSDSEANNG encoded by the coding sequence ATGAGAGAATACTATTATGAAACAGTTTATATACTTAGACCAACTCTTTCTGATGAAGAGATAGAAAAAGCCATTGAAAAGGTAAACAACGCCGTAGAAAAATATAACGGTAAAGTTCTCCACATAGACAAATGGGGAAAGAAGCAACTTGCATACCCGATTAACGATTACCAGATGGGCTATTATGTTCTTCTCCATATTCACACAAATGATAGGAATTTCGTTAAAAACCTTGAAAACTTCTTCAGAATTAATGAAGACGTCATAAGATTCCTCTCTTTCAGAATAAAACCTTCCGAAGTAAAAGGTTTAAAGAAAGAAGAAGCTAAATCCGATTCTGAGGCAAATAATGGCTAA
- a CDS encoding single-stranded DNA-binding protein, with product MANLNKVFLAGRLTRDPELQHTNSGTPFTRFTIAVNRSYKDKNGNWQEETSFIDIVVWGDAADRAVSRFNKGTEILIEGRLRQSTWETNSGEKRSRIEVVADRVQLLSQPAGRGREQEDIDDIEF from the coding sequence ATGGCTAATTTAAACAAAGTTTTTCTAGCCGGAAGACTCACAAGAGACCCGGAGCTTCAGCATACAAACTCCGGAACGCCGTTTACACGATTCACAATCGCAGTAAACCGCAGTTACAAAGACAAAAACGGGAACTGGCAGGAGGAAACCTCATTCATTGACATAGTCGTATGGGGTGATGCTGCAGACAGAGCGGTGAGCAGATTCAACAAAGGCACCGAGATTCTGATTGAAGGAAGGCTCCGTCAATCAACCTGGGAAACGAACTCCGGCGAAAAACGTTCAAGAATTGAAGTAGTTGCAGATAGAGTCCAGCTTCTAAGCCAGCCGGCGGGAAGAGGACGGGAACAAGAAGACATTGATGATATTGAATTTTAA
- the rpsR gene encoding 30S ribosomal protein S18, with the protein MAEQRRFVRRRKYCKFCAQKIEHIDYKNVELLKPFISERGRIIPKRISGVCSKHQRQLARAVKRARHLALLPFVKVD; encoded by the coding sequence ATGGCAGAACAGAGAAGATTTGTTAGAAGAAGAAAATACTGTAAATTCTGCGCGCAAAAGATTGAACATATAGATTACAAAAACGTGGAACTTCTCAAGCCTTTCATAAGTGAAAGAGGAAGGATTATTCCTAAAAGAATTTCAGGCGTATGCTCCAAGCATCAGAGACAGCTTGCAAGAGCCGTAAAAAGGGCAAGACACCTTGCACTATTACCTTTTGTTAAAGTGGACTAA
- the rplI gene encoding 50S ribosomal protein L9, which produces MKVILIQDMENLGKVGDIVEVKDGYGRNYLIPQGIALPATESNVKKVKNEINALKKKAAKQMEKFKELAEKLSSVRVTIKHEAGEEGKLFGSVTTSQIEKALHEAGYEDIEKKQIILEKPIRETGTYDVKIHLFQDIEATITVDVVPLKKEK; this is translated from the coding sequence ATGAAGGTAATCCTGATTCAGGATATGGAAAATCTGGGAAAGGTTGGTGATATCGTCGAAGTTAAAGACGGATACGGTAGAAACTACCTTATTCCTCAAGGAATCGCTCTTCCAGCAACAGAATCCAACGTTAAAAAAGTAAAGAACGAAATCAACGCTCTCAAAAAGAAAGCTGCAAAGCAGATGGAAAAGTTCAAAGAACTTGCAGAAAAACTCTCTTCCGTAAGAGTAACGATAAAGCACGAAGCCGGAGAAGAGGGAAAGCTTTTCGGCTCTGTTACAACATCACAGATTGAAAAAGCTCTCCACGAAGCAGGATACGAAGACATAGAGAAGAAGCAAATCATACTTGAAAAACCGATAAGAGAAACAGGAACATACGACGTTAAAATCCATCTTTTCCAGGATATCGAAGCCACTATTACCGTTGATGTCGTTCCTCTAAAGAAAGAGAAGTAA
- a CDS encoding endonuclease III domain-containing protein has translation MRTVFDRLFRFFGPQYWWPAETKFEVCVGSILTQNTAWTNVERAIHNLKKENLLSPYAIVQVPDERLRELIRPAGFFNQKAERLKIFAKFLIDNGGFEKLSLLPLYSLREKLLNLKGVGRETADSMILYAFEKPIFVVDAYTKRLFYRMGFIDSEKIDYDVLREKVERSLPKDIELFSEFHALIVKHCKEFCRKKPLCEGCPLIDGCKFWRNGAAQGSHR, from the coding sequence ATGAGAACGGTTTTTGATCGTCTATTTCGATTTTTCGGGCCTCAATATTGGTGGCCTGCCGAAACAAAGTTTGAGGTGTGTGTGGGGTCTATTTTAACTCAGAATACAGCCTGGACAAATGTGGAAAGAGCAATACATAATTTGAAGAAAGAAAACTTACTTTCCCCTTATGCTATTGTTCAGGTTCCAGATGAGCGTTTAAGAGAGTTGATCAGACCGGCGGGTTTTTTCAACCAGAAGGCAGAGAGATTGAAAATATTTGCGAAGTTTCTTATAGATAATGGTGGTTTTGAAAAGCTTTCGCTTCTGCCACTTTATTCTTTAAGGGAAAAGTTACTAAATCTTAAAGGTGTTGGTAGGGAAACAGCAGATTCAATGATTCTTTACGCTTTTGAGAAACCGATATTTGTTGTTGATGCTTATACGAAGAGGCTTTTTTACCGTATGGGTTTTATAGATTCTGAGAAAATTGATTACGATGTTTTAAGGGAGAAAGTGGAACGCTCTCTACCGAAAGATATCGAGCTTTTCAGTGAATTTCACGCACTTATAGTTAAGCACTGTAAGGAGTTTTGCAGAAAAAAGCCTTTATGTGAAGGGTGTCCTTTGATTGATGGTTGCAAATTTTGGAGAAACGGGGCTGCACAGGGCAGCCACCGATAG
- the rimP gene encoding ribosome maturation factor RimP: MNEERVSQLIEKVKELLLPILEEGNFELIDTEFVREPIGWVLRIYADRENGGITISDCQWISERIGTILDVEDLIHHPYNLEVSSPGLDRPLKNQRDFEKQIGSVVKIKTIEPLDNQRNFKGEILSANGEGVTIHDVSRNAEVEIPFEKIKTAKLDLDSLFNK; this comes from the coding sequence ATGAACGAGGAAAGAGTGTCTCAACTTATAGAAAAAGTAAAAGAACTTTTACTTCCCATACTGGAAGAAGGAAACTTTGAGCTGATTGATACAGAGTTTGTAAGAGAACCAATAGGTTGGGTTTTAAGAATCTACGCTGACCGCGAAAATGGAGGCATTACAATCTCAGATTGTCAGTGGATAAGCGAAAGAATAGGTACAATTCTTGATGTTGAAGACTTAATACATCACCCCTATAACCTGGAAGTATCTTCTCCAGGTCTTGACAGACCTTTGAAAAACCAAAGAGATTTTGAAAAGCAAATTGGAAGCGTTGTAAAGATTAAGACAATAGAACCTCTTGACAATCAGAGAAATTTCAAAGGTGAAATCCTCTCTGCAAATGGCGAAGGCGTAACGATCCATGACGTATCAAGAAACGCAGAAGTAGAAATACCCTTTGAAAAAATCAAAACAGCAAAGCTTGATCTTGACTCTCTTTTTAACAAGTGA
- the nusA gene encoding transcription termination factor NusA: MESLGKTIEMLCKEKGISKEDVISAVKTGIINAAKKAGYRGNLVVKIDEDGKDFGIYQEKEIVETVENPDYQITLEEAKEITGEEKEIGDKVLVEIKAEELGRIAAKAAAQVIHEKITEAERKALYDYYKEKIGNIISGTIKQIMRNGDIVIDLGRVIGILPKEEQISKERYRLGERIRAYIYDIVFDYRQYKKRGKSRIGDYPPPYVILSRTHPKFLKRLMEIEIPEVAEGLVEIKAVAREPGIRAKVAVDTKEEHIDPVGACIGVKGSRILPVSRELSGEKIEIIRWTNDIAELVARALSPAKVLHAESYEDEDGELRVEVVVPDDQLSLAIGKHGVNARLASKLVGQIVGIDIIKESDFKKIQELESLETEE; encoded by the coding sequence ATGGAAAGCCTTGGAAAAACCATAGAAATGTTATGCAAAGAGAAAGGTATATCAAAAGAGGATGTAATTTCAGCCGTTAAAACAGGCATAATAAACGCTGCCAAAAAAGCCGGATACAGAGGAAACCTTGTCGTTAAAATAGACGAAGACGGTAAGGACTTCGGTATATATCAGGAAAAGGAAATTGTAGAAACCGTTGAAAATCCTGACTACCAGATTACTCTTGAAGAAGCAAAAGAGATAACCGGCGAAGAAAAAGAGATAGGCGACAAAGTTTTAGTAGAAATCAAAGCAGAAGAACTCGGCAGAATAGCCGCAAAAGCCGCCGCACAGGTTATCCATGAAAAGATAACGGAAGCTGAAAGAAAAGCTCTATACGACTATTATAAGGAAAAAATTGGAAACATAATCTCCGGAACGATAAAACAAATAATGAGAAACGGAGACATTGTAATAGACCTCGGAAGAGTTATTGGCATTTTACCGAAAGAAGAACAGATATCTAAAGAGAGATACCGTCTTGGTGAAAGAATAAGAGCATACATATACGACATAGTTTTTGATTACAGACAATACAAAAAGAGAGGTAAAAGTAGAATAGGTGATTATCCGCCACCTTACGTAATCCTATCAAGAACACATCCCAAATTTTTAAAAAGGCTTATGGAAATCGAAATACCAGAAGTTGCAGAAGGACTTGTAGAGATTAAAGCCGTTGCAAGAGAACCGGGAATAAGAGCCAAAGTGGCAGTAGATACAAAAGAAGAACACATAGACCCGGTAGGAGCGTGCATAGGCGTCAAAGGAAGCCGAATTCTGCCTGTATCACGAGAACTTTCCGGAGAAAAGATAGAAATAATAAGGTGGACGAACGATATTGCGGAACTTGTTGCTAGGGCTTTATCACCTGCAAAGGTTCTTCATGCCGAAAGTTATGAAGACGAGGACGGCGAATTAAGAGTAGAAGTAGTCGTCCCTGACGACCAACTATCCCTTGCAATAGGTAAGCACGGTGTCAACGCAAGACTTGCATCAAAACTTGTTGGACAGATAGTTGGAATAGATATAATCAAAGAGTCCGACTTTAAAAAGATACAGGAGCTTGAATCTCTTGAAACCGAAGAGTGA
- a CDS encoding YlxR family protein, giving the protein MPERTCAGCRKKGEKEEFIRFVIFENKPFPDIKGTLPGRGFNVCPRKDCIKKFVKKKFKGKISHESIIEETLNQLKNYLLSLLSVAHKSRITIVGQDNIKKTKPEKGTLFISKGLSRKTAENLEKYGTTVIKGILSNEEIGNALKKEAEIGTVFVKPIGIGKKIEIIGKKLKSLLK; this is encoded by the coding sequence ATGCCGGAAAGAACCTGTGCTGGATGCAGAAAGAAGGGAGAGAAGGAAGAATTTATAAGATTTGTCATATTCGAAAACAAACCCTTCCCGGACATTAAAGGAACATTGCCCGGGAGGGGCTTTAACGTATGTCCCCGCAAAGACTGTATCAAAAAGTTTGTAAAAAAAAAGTTCAAAGGAAAAATCTCTCACGAAAGTATCATAGAAGAGACGTTGAACCAGCTCAAAAATTATCTCCTCTCATTGCTCTCAGTAGCCCATAAATCAAGAATAACAATAGTTGGTCAGGACAACATAAAGAAAACGAAACCGGAAAAGGGAACACTTTTCATCTCTAAAGGCCTCAGCAGGAAAACTGCAGAAAATCTTGAAAAATACGGAACAACCGTAATAAAGGGTATATTATCAAACGAAGAAATAGGAAACGCTCTAAAAAAAGAGGCAGAAATAGGAACCGTCTTTGTGAAACCTATAGGCATAGGAAAGAAAATCGAAATAATAGGAAAAAAACTAAAAAGTCTGCTTAAGTGA
- a CDS encoding carbohydrate kinase family protein, translating to MKRDILAFGSIVIDNLMIVDKFAALNETVPVKKYRYTYGGAGANVAVASARLKAKSGLFAVSGYDFKKMNYEKCLTEQGVDIRGVIRTSEFPMARSFILSKEESEDQILYYYESKKAVAQLLFHNIHLAKTLAKEYKILHFSTGHFEFYRRFLKKYKGEQIISFDPGQETFSYPYRVIRLLKYCHLLFMNNHEAKRIKEILKLKSIKEIKGPSLICISLGAQGAIILFDGKFYRIPAVKPTRVIDPTGAGDSHRAGFLTALLKGYDIETAGRIASTVASFTIEAEGAQTSLPTWEKVARRYEHFFKEPLPEPSLSWEKTIKMILETKHKC from the coding sequence TTGAAAAGGGACATCCTAGCATTTGGATCAATCGTCATAGATAACCTGATGATAGTAGATAAGTTTGCAGCTCTAAACGAAACGGTGCCTGTAAAAAAATACCGATACACTTACGGCGGAGCCGGAGCAAATGTTGCTGTTGCTTCCGCAAGATTAAAAGCAAAAAGTGGTCTTTTTGCAGTTTCAGGCTATGATTTCAAGAAGATGAACTATGAAAAATGCCTGACCGAGCAAGGTGTAGACATAAGAGGTGTTATACGTACATCTGAATTCCCGATGGCAAGAAGTTTTATTTTGAGCAAAGAAGAGAGCGAAGATCAGATTCTATATTATTATGAAAGCAAAAAAGCCGTAGCACAACTTTTATTCCATAACATTCATCTGGCAAAAACACTGGCAAAAGAATACAAAATACTCCACTTTTCAACCGGACACTTTGAATTTTACAGAAGGTTTCTAAAAAAATACAAAGGAGAACAAATAATCAGTTTCGATCCTGGACAGGAAACATTTTCCTATCCTTACAGAGTAATAAGGCTACTTAAATATTGTCATCTATTATTCATGAACAATCACGAAGCAAAAAGGATAAAAGAAATTCTAAAGCTGAAAAGCATAAAAGAGATAAAAGGACCTTCGTTAATATGCATCTCTTTAGGAGCACAGGGGGCAATAATCCTTTTTGATGGAAAGTTCTATCGTATTCCTGCTGTAAAACCGACCAGAGTCATCGATCCAACAGGGGCCGGAGACTCTCACAGGGCAGGATTTCTAACGGCACTTCTTAAAGGTTATGACATAGAAACAGCCGGAAGAATAGCTTCTACCGTTGCATCATTTACAATAGAAGCGGAAGGAGCACAAACCAGCCTTCCAACATGGGAAAAAGTGGCCAGAAGATACGAACATTTCTTCAAAGAACCTTTACCAGAACCAAGCCTTTCATGGGAAAAAACAATAAAAATGATACTTGAAACCAAGCACAAATGTTAG
- the fsa gene encoding fructose-6-phosphate aldolase, with amino-acid sequence MKFFIDTADVNEIKEAVELGLIDGVTTNPTLISKTGRPFKEVVNEILKLVDGPVSLEVVSLDAKGMVDEARQLAKLGENVVIKIPMTTEGLKAVKILSEEGIRTNVTLVFSPLQALLAAKAGATYVSPFVGRLDDIGHDGMELISQIVDIYANYGFMTEIIVASIRHPKHVLEAALIGADIATIPFKVITQLAKHPLTDIGIERFLEDWAKVPDRESIFK; translated from the coding sequence ATGAAGTTTTTCATTGATACAGCTGATGTTAACGAGATAAAGGAAGCAGTTGAGCTTGGTTTAATAGATGGAGTTACAACAAATCCTACACTCATATCAAAAACAGGAAGGCCTTTTAAAGAAGTAGTAAATGAAATTCTTAAACTTGTTGATGGGCCTGTTAGTCTTGAAGTTGTTAGTTTAGATGCAAAAGGTATGGTAGATGAGGCAAGGCAACTTGCAAAACTCGGAGAAAATGTTGTTATTAAAATTCCTATGACGACTGAGGGATTAAAAGCAGTTAAGATCCTTTCTGAAGAGGGGATAAGAACCAACGTTACACTTGTTTTTTCTCCTCTTCAGGCACTTTTAGCGGCGAAAGCCGGTGCCACTTACGTTTCTCCGTTTGTTGGCAGGCTTGATGATATAGGACATGATGGAATGGAGCTTATATCTCAGATTGTTGATATCTATGCCAATTATGGATTTATGACAGAGATAATTGTTGCAAGTATAAGACATCCTAAGCATGTTCTTGAAGCTGCTCTCATCGGTGCCGATATCGCGACTATTCCGTTTAAGGTAATTACCCAGCTTGCTAAGCATCCTTTGACGGATATAGGTATTGAGAGATTTCTCGAAGATTGGGCTAAGGTGCCTGATAGAGAATCTATTTTTAAGTGA
- a CDS encoding metal-dependent hydrolase: MTTGTHILAGVAVALYFKLPIFPAVFGSVFPDVDLKKGFPKKRTLFNSHRGITHHVAIPVILTFMLFFFKDVIPSVIFRDVLSFSLGYASHLLLDSLTPLGVPVGFSYRQRFSFKLLKSGKLSEIIVALLLLIFLAGIFKKESITLESFFGRDNISFLMNMLK, encoded by the coding sequence ATGACGACGGGCACTCATATTCTTGCCGGAGTTGCGGTTGCTCTTTACTTTAAGTTGCCGATTTTTCCGGCTGTTTTCGGTTCTGTTTTTCCCGATGTTGATTTGAAAAAAGGCTTCCCGAAAAAGAGAACGCTTTTTAATTCTCATAGAGGTATAACACATCATGTGGCAATACCTGTAATTTTGACGTTTATGTTATTTTTTTTTAAGGATGTTATTCCATCTGTTATTTTCAGAGACGTTTTATCCTTTTCTCTGGGTTATGCCTCTCATCTTTTGCTGGATTCTCTTACACCTCTTGGCGTCCCTGTTGGATTTTCCTATCGCCAAAGGTTTTCCTTTAAGCTTTTAAAAAGTGGTAAACTTTCAGAGATAATTGTTGCACTTCTATTGCTTATTTTTCTGGCAGGGATATTTAAGAAAGAATCTATTACTCTGGAATCTTTTTTCGGCAGGGATAATATTTCATTTCTAATGAATATGCTAAAATAG
- a CDS encoding MBL fold metallo-hydrolase, whose amino-acid sequence MVVKIFPLGLLTVNTLFVYDPESKEGMIVDPAGELDEIVGVADRNDVKVNYIVNTHEHPDHVAKNAWAKIEFSDAELLMHPAAAESINRWIESDFGRSIGAEYSPPPDRTINDGDVLEIGKYKFKVFHTPGHSPGSISLFNEDDNFVIVGDLIFKGSIGRYDLPGSDYETLKKSIVRLLDKLNKDTVIIPGHGPTTTVKQELLDNPFIREFII is encoded by the coding sequence ATGGTGGTGAAGATATTTCCCCTGGGGCTTTTGACGGTTAATACCCTTTTTGTTTATGATCCCGAAAGTAAAGAAGGTATGATTGTCGATCCTGCAGGTGAGCTTGATGAGATAGTTGGAGTAGCAGACCGAAACGATGTAAAGGTAAATTATATAGTTAATACTCACGAACATCCAGACCATGTGGCCAAGAATGCATGGGCAAAGATAGAGTTTTCTGATGCCGAGCTTTTAATGCATCCTGCGGCTGCTGAGAGTATTAACCGCTGGATCGAATCCGATTTCGGCAGAAGTATCGGTGCAGAGTATTCTCCTCCGCCGGACAGAACGATTAATGATGGTGATGTTCTTGAGATTGGAAAGTATAAATTCAAAGTTTTTCACACTCCCGGTCATTCTCCCGGAAGTATATCTCTATTTAATGAAGATGATAATTTTGTAATTGTTGGAGATTTGATATTTAAAGGTAGCATTGGCCGTTATGATCTTCCCGGAAGTGATTATGAGACGCTGAAAAAGTCTATAGTGAGGCTTCTTGATAAACTTAATAAAGATACGGTTATTATTCCTGGTCATGGTCCTACAACAACGGTTAAACAGGAGTTACTTGATAATCCCTTTATAAGGGAGTTTATTATATGA
- a CDS encoding NYN domain-containing protein gives MKAKDLIERDSVYGHLNVAVFVDMQNLYYGARNTLKKKIDFKRLLEIAVRGRKLHRAIAYLVDLDNVNQGSFLYVLKSLGYEIKLKQPKKFYSWDKIEYKADWDMGIAIDAIAMAESGKIDVAVLMSGDGDFVDLVNFLKAKGIKVEVLSFKQITAKELITAADEYIDLYEVSDFIVFKEENGHGGEDISPGAFDG, from the coding sequence ATGAAAGCCAAAGATTTAATAGAGAGAGATTCTGTTTACGGTCATTTAAATGTTGCAGTTTTTGTTGACATGCAGAATCTCTATTACGGTGCGAGGAATACGCTTAAAAAGAAAATAGATTTTAAAAGGCTTCTTGAGATAGCCGTTAGAGGACGAAAGCTTCATAGAGCAATAGCTTATCTTGTTGACCTTGACAATGTTAATCAGGGGAGTTTCTTATATGTTTTGAAAAGTTTAGGTTACGAGATTAAATTGAAACAGCCCAAAAAGTTTTATAGCTGGGATAAGATTGAATATAAAGCTGATTGGGATATGGGTATAGCTATTGACGCAATAGCAATGGCGGAGTCTGGAAAGATAGATGTTGCCGTTCTTATGAGCGGTGATGGTGATTTTGTCGATCTGGTTAACTTTCTTAAGGCTAAAGGCATAAAGGTAGAAGTTCTTTCTTTTAAACAGATTACCGCAAAGGAGTTGATTACTGCGGCTGATGAATATATAGACCTTTATGAAGTTTCTGATTTTATAGTTTTTAAAGAGGAGAACGGTCATGGTGGTGAAGATATTTCCCCTGGGGCTTTTGACGGTTAA
- a CDS encoding cation diffusion facilitator family transporter encodes MIYKEKKKIALMSVFLNLTLFLIKLSAGLVSNSASLIADAIHSLSDLAAAISVYAGITIANMKSKNFPYGLYKVENIVAIISSFAIFLAGYEIAKHSLFGGMEERITNLLVALGAIVLTLILTLLFSLYEKKKGEELNSPSLIADAEHVKTDMFSAIVVLVGVIANYAGYPWIEKIAVAIVVLLIFHAGFEILLESLKVLLDASIDRETLEKVKSIMHEFPEVAGIKSISGRNSGSYKFIEAEVYVDCDSLEEAHKIIDAIEQQVKKEVPFVEKVIIHPEPYEPEKQVIAIPLDSEDKVCEGFGRCDFILVAVVDKKKKLIENAKLYVNPVKNIEKGRGIELVEFLKSKGVTCIILSKPPSHRGVLYAMAENRVKLAVVDEIGNPYDFLNDLVSKGLKCQSPLLFLREVMGGNE; translated from the coding sequence TTGATATATAAAGAAAAGAAAAAAATAGCCCTTATGTCGGTTTTTTTAAATTTGACTCTGTTTTTGATTAAGCTTTCAGCAGGCCTTGTTTCTAATTCTGCATCTTTGATAGCCGATGCAATTCATTCTCTATCCGATCTGGCAGCGGCGATTTCCGTTTATGCTGGTATAACCATAGCGAATATGAAATCAAAAAACTTTCCTTACGGTCTTTACAAAGTCGAAAATATAGTTGCCATAATAAGTTCTTTTGCGATTTTCCTTGCAGGATATGAAATAGCAAAACATTCTCTTTTCGGTGGAATGGAAGAGAGGATAACGAATCTTCTGGTAGCTCTTGGAGCTATTGTGTTAACGCTTATTCTAACGCTCCTGTTTTCTCTTTATGAGAAGAAAAAGGGAGAAGAGCTTAATTCTCCGAGTTTGATTGCTGATGCGGAGCATGTTAAAACTGATATGTTCAGTGCTATTGTTGTTTTAGTTGGTGTTATCGCGAACTATGCCGGTTATCCGTGGATAGAAAAGATAGCTGTCGCTATAGTTGTATTGCTTATATTCCATGCCGGTTTCGAAATACTTCTTGAATCTCTCAAAGTTTTGCTTGATGCTTCTATAGACAGAGAGACTCTTGAAAAGGTTAAGAGCATCATGCATGAATTTCCAGAAGTTGCTGGGATAAAGTCTATAAGCGGGAGGAATTCTGGAAGTTACAAGTTTATAGAGGCGGAAGTTTACGTAGATTGTGATTCCCTTGAAGAAGCTCACAAAATTATAGATGCAATAGAACAGCAGGTAAAAAAAGAAGTTCCTTTCGTTGAGAAGGTAATAATTCATCCTGAGCCTTACGAGCCGGAAAAACAGGTGATAGCGATTCCTCTTGATTCGGAAGATAAAGTGTGTGAGGGATTTGGAAGATGTGATTTTATTCTTGTTGCCGTTGTTGATAAGAAGAAAAAGCTGATAGAAAATGCCAAACTTTACGTCAATCCTGTTAAAAATATAGAGAAAGGAAGAGGTATAGAGCTTGTTGAGTTCTTAAAGAGCAAGGGGGTAACCTGCATAATTCTTTCTAAACCGCCTTCTCACAGAGGTGTTCTCTATGCAATGGCAGAGAACAGGGTTAAACTGGCAGTTGTTGATGAGATAGGAAATCCTTATGATTTTTTGAATGATTTGGTTTCTAAAGGTTTGAAATGCCAGTCTCCTCTTTTGTTTTTAAGGGAAGTGATGGGAGGAAATGAATGA